Proteins encoded in a region of the Crassostrea angulata isolate pt1a10 unplaced genomic scaffold, ASM2561291v2 HiC_scaffold_63, whole genome shotgun sequence genome:
- the LOC128168874 gene encoding uncharacterized protein LOC128168874 — MDVVLLRLFLLSVYVCHTSGLLNHDDAGTLSLNDVLDSLNDSDLVPEKKITIGDLKMVILALQSDYTSRLNTLKNDLELSLRSQQNRIRYLEKKVAYQGKLINFLENRESFRSRQTQSANNPQPHIHDASNDVEAKNSTGYFSLDIKEMQSKNWSGELSGHPKRERQERLLIQEIPTSSAVVAFYAYLSKSLPANEATPHHVLIFDMVRTNIGNAYHSSTGVFIVPETGVYVFIWSFMNGNTDEHSTQLMINTVEWGIVHAHSASSSWMQSTGVVVAHVNKGDDVFVQTSGASRGEIYSGGYSRTMFAGWKLH; from the exons ATGGATGTTGTTCTTTTACGGCTCTTTCTTCTCTCCGTTTATGTTTGTCATACGTCAGGCTTACTAAACCATGATGATGCAGGAACCCTAAGCTTAAATGATGTTTTGGACAGTTTGAATGATAGTGACCTGGTTCCCGAGAAGAAAATTACAATTGGTGATCTGAAGATGGTGATTCTGGCTTTACAGAGTGACTACACATCCAGGTTGAATACTCTGAAGAATGACTTAGAACTTTCATTGAGATCCCAACAGAATCGTATTCGGTATCTAGAGAAGAAAGTAGCTTACCAAGGAAAACTTATAAACTTTCTTGAAAATAGGGAGTCTTTTAGAAGTCGTCAAACACAGTCAGCAAATAACCCACAGCCACATATACACGATGCAAGCAACGACGTAGAAGCTAAGAACTCGACCGGGTACTTTTCCCTTGATATAAAAGAAATGCAAAGCAAAAATTGGAGTGGAGAATTGTCAGGACACCCTAAACGTGAGAGACAAG aAAGGCTGCTTATTCAAGAAATACCGACGTCTAGCGCAGTCGTTGCATTCTATGCTTATTTGTCTAAAAGTCTACCTGCCAATGAAGCCACTCCGCATCATGTCCTTATATTTGATATGGTTCGAACCAACATCGGTAACGCCTACCACTCGTCCACAGGGGTGTTCATAGTTCCCGAGACAGGGGTATACGTGTTCATTTGGAGTTTTATGAATGGAAACACCGATGAGCACTCTACCCAACTAATGATAAACACAGTAGAATGGGGTATAGTTCATGCTCATTCTGCATCTAGTAGTTGGATGCAGAGTACAGGTGTAGTGGTTGCTCATGTAAATAAAGGGGACGACGTTTTCGTACAAACGTCAGGAGCAAGCCGGGGAGAGATATATAGTGGGGGTTATAGCAGAACTATGTTTGCTGGATGGAAACTACACTAA